The Bradysia coprophila strain Holo2 unplaced genomic scaffold, BU_Bcop_v1 contig_732, whole genome shotgun sequence genome has a window encoding:
- the LOC119084037 gene encoding sodium-dependent glucose transporter 1-like, with amino-acid sequence MLRDIKHVNRKKPQPLSKRVMYLTTSAILFGNISFGCSITSLAPALDNIARRYKTSIEDISIVFTLLTMMYCIGAIMCGVLSRYVNRQLMVVLSLSVIASSMFLTPHCPSKNLFCVLVGVFGFASGFYGSSQVVWIIEIWQQKSGPFIQAQHFAFSVGSIIPSVVLAPFLHQKNHSPASATESAVREQSMIQTPFLIIGTLNSLSFLYQLFLYIFYRYHKPPMYADVNFEPADKVENNQPLAEGDLSESNELKKQEEEADSVKVKTGISNRKIRLVAFAMLFLGAYQAMEISTMQFLPIFGQHSDLKLSESAAAHVLSGLMITYASGRLLGIFIILKVRPDLIIVANVILIATGNTILLIWASGSLIMFWIGSLILGAGFANMYPSFFTFIEKHLIISGNIASCVLVFGTTTSAMYPIILGKIIEHHAVVLSYTNFASIVVCIVAICWGYNLTRKTLTRE; translated from the exons atgttaagagACATAAAACATGTGAATCGAAAGAAGCCGCAGCCGTTGTCTAAGCGAGTTATGTATTTGACCACGTCAGCAATACTGTTCGGCAATATTTCgttt GGATGCTCTATCACTTCTCTTGCACCCGCCTTGGATAATATCGCAAGGAGATATAAAACATCAATCGAGGACATATCGATCGTTTTCACCTTGCTGACAATGATGTATTGCATCGGAGCGATTatgt GTGGTGTCCTTTCGAGGTACGTCAATCGTCAGTTGATGGTCGTACTCAGTTTATCCGTAATTGCATCGTCAATGTTTTTAACACCGCACTGTCCGTCCAAAAATCTGTTCTGCGTTTTGGTAGGAGTGTTCGGCTTTGCCAGTGGATTTTATGGCTCATCTCAAGTGGTTTggataattgaaatttggcAACAGAAATCGGGCCCATTCATTCAAGCTCAGCATTTTGCTTTTTCCGTTGGAAGCATAATTCCTTCCGTGGTTCTAGCTCCGTTTCTTCATCAAAAGAATCACAGTCCTGCAAGTGCCACCGAGTCAGCGGTTAGGGAGCAGTCAATGATTCAAACTCCGTTTTTGATCATAGGAACATTGAACTCGTTATCTTTTCTATATCAGTTGTTTCTGTACATCTTCTACAGATACCACAAGCCTCCCATGTATGCTGATGTGAACTTCGAACCAGCTGATAAGGTCGAAAATAATCAACCACTTGCCGAAGGTGATCTCAGTGAAagtaatgaattgaaaaaacaaGAGGAAGAAGCAGACAGCGTTAAAGTAAAGACGGGAATCAGCAACAGAAAGATTCGATTGGTTGCATTCGCCATGCTCTTTCTTGGCGCCTATCAAGCAATGGAAATATCGACAATGCAATTCCTTCCCATCTTCGGTCAGCACAGCGATCTGAAATTGTCCGAATCGGCTGCAGCCCATGTACTCTCTGGATTGATGATAACGTATGCCTCTGGCCGGCTGCTTGGAATAtttatcattttgaaagtgcgACCAGATCTGATTATAGTTGCCAATGTCATCTTAATCGCCACAGGCAatacaattttgttgatatgGGCGAGTGGAAGCTTGATCATGTTTTGGATTGGAAGCTTGATATTGGGGGCCGGATTCGCAAATATGTATCCCAGCTTCTTTACATTCATCGAAAAGCATCTGATCATTTCGGGTAACATTGCATCGTGTGTATTGGTATTTGGCACAACCACATCAGCAATGTATCCGATTATACTAGGGAAGATTATAGAACATCACGCTGTTGTGTTAAGCTACACGAATTTTGCAAGTATAGTCGTCTGTATCGTTGCCATTTGTTGGGGCTACAATTTGACGCGAAAGACTCTCACACGGGAATGA